In one Nitrospira sp. SG-bin1 genomic region, the following are encoded:
- a CDS encoding (2Fe-2S)-binding protein, with protein MIEQPSPEVAASRSAPLFGFWYPAVPSHTLRPGTMKGLQMLGLPIVLCRDRAGHLAAMRDICPHRGMPLSFGRFDGERVECPYHGWQFDMKGRCQRIPALPEQSNLQTDKIGVTPYPAEETDGMIWLYLPDERGLLDPLPSAPRMPLPSEPRQSFHISLTYTCTPDDGIIGLIDPVHGPYVHSWWRSDVRMHEKTKIFEPISNGFRMTAHRPAKNSGPFHWVERIYGGPLSTTIDFLLPNQRVELMQCGNAWVANRLMATPVSDMECRIDFSAYWRGLHWLPFSNLIFRTLTKMFLSQDERAMKRLAVGLRHKPSSMFLGDADMPAKWYYKLKAAHLVSVQTGRPFDHPLKERVTLRWRS; from the coding sequence ATGATCGAACAGCCGTCACCTGAAGTCGCAGCTTCCAGGAGCGCCCCACTCTTCGGGTTCTGGTACCCAGCCGTGCCCAGTCATACCCTGCGTCCCGGCACGATGAAGGGACTGCAGATGTTGGGTTTGCCGATCGTCCTCTGCCGCGATCGAGCCGGACATCTTGCAGCGATGCGCGATATCTGTCCGCACCGGGGTATGCCGCTGTCCTTCGGCCGATTCGACGGTGAACGGGTGGAATGTCCGTATCATGGGTGGCAGTTCGACATGAAGGGGCGCTGTCAGCGCATCCCCGCGCTCCCTGAACAGAGTAATCTACAAACAGACAAGATCGGCGTGACGCCCTATCCGGCTGAAGAGACGGACGGCATGATTTGGCTGTATCTGCCCGACGAACGAGGTCTTCTCGACCCATTACCTTCGGCGCCCCGCATGCCGTTACCCTCGGAACCTCGGCAGTCGTTCCACATTTCCTTGACCTACACCTGTACTCCTGACGACGGCATCATCGGTCTCATCGACCCGGTCCATGGACCGTACGTCCACTCCTGGTGGCGCAGTGACGTACGGATGCACGAAAAGACCAAGATTTTCGAACCGATCTCGAACGGCTTCCGGATGACCGCCCACCGACCGGCGAAGAACAGCGGTCCATTTCACTGGGTGGAGCGCATCTATGGGGGGCCGTTATCGACGACCATCGACTTTCTGCTGCCGAACCAGCGTGTGGAACTCATGCAATGCGGGAACGCCTGGGTCGCCAATCGGTTGATGGCCACACCGGTGTCCGATATGGAATGCCGAATCGATTTTTCCGCCTATTGGCGCGGACTACATTGGCTTCCATTCAGCAATCTGATTTTTCGCACGCTCACGAAAATGTTTCTCAGCCAAGATGAGCGGGCAATGAAACGCCTGGCGGTGGGGCTTCGCCACAAGCCCTCGTCGATGTTTCTCGGCGACGCCGATATGCCGGCGAAATGGTATTACAAGCTCAAGGCGGCTCATCTGGTATCCGTGCAAACAGGCCGGCCGTTTGATCATCCTCTGAAAGAACGAGTGACACTCCGGTGGCGAAGCTGA